The following are encoded together in the Bacillus sp. V2I10 genome:
- a CDS encoding YfhJ family protein, translated as METYYERLTKLLMEKNPSLSFEKARTWIELLWEDFEATYAKAGEKYRGKNVTEKIVTQWITNYGEHLHEFLATNPKYKHLLNDDDHLLH; from the coding sequence ATGGAAACATATTATGAACGTTTAACTAAGCTGCTGATGGAAAAAAATCCGTCCTTAAGCTTTGAAAAAGCCCGCACCTGGATTGAACTCCTCTGGGAGGATTTTGAAGCAACATACGCCAAAGCCGGCGAAAAGTACCGCGGAAAAAATGTAACGGAGAAAATAGTGACGCAATGGATTACCAACTACGGTGAGCATTTGCATGAGTTTTTAGCAACAAATCCTAAATACAAGCATTTACTGAA
- a CDS encoding small, acid-soluble spore protein K: MRNKAKDFPIQSSNKFEGEPRAKDDFASKRANGTTNTNPQERMRASGERNDIGS; the protein is encoded by the coding sequence ATGCGGAATAAAGCAAAAGACTTTCCGATTCAATCCAGCAACAAATTTGAGGGAGAACCAAGAGCAAAAGATGACTTCGCCTCAAAAAGAGCGAATGGTACAACCAACACTAACCCGCAGGAAAGAATGAGAGCATCAGGCGAACGCAATGATATTGGTTCTTGA
- a CDS encoding YpzG family protein: MGSNHKKFYNNRYANPFQQPWANPKHAHSQVNGQTQLTQDLIILEAETKKRS, encoded by the coding sequence ATGGGTTCAAACCATAAGAAGTTCTATAACAACAGATATGCAAATCCGTTTCAGCAGCCCTGGGCTAATCCTAAGCATGCACATTCTCAGGTAAATGGACAGACACAGCTGACCCAGGACTTAATTATTTTAGAAGCAGAAACAAAAAAAAGATCATAG